Genomic DNA from Verrucomicrobiota bacterium:
GGTTGCTCCCCGTGTATCCCGATGTTGTTGGTAGGGCGGGCCTGTCCCAGCCCGCCGCCCACGGGATGCAAAACATCATGCTCCGGCGGCGCGCCGGGACGGACGCGCCCTACCTGCATCACCGGCAACATCGGGATGCACCGGGTTGCTCCGCTTCCGGCCTCCGGAACCATCACGCCAGCGTGGTGGCGATTTCTTTCGCAAAATAGGTGAGGATGAGGTCGGCCCCCGCGCGCTTGATGCCAAGCACGGATTCATCGCGTGCGGCAGCATAGTCCAGCCAGCCCAAGTTCGCGGCCGCATGGATTTGCGCATACTCCCCCGAGACCTGATAAGCCGCAATCGGCAGCCGGGTTTGCTCACGCAGTTCACGAACAATGTCCAAATAGGGTCCCGCCGGTTTGACCATCAAAATGTCCGCACCTTCACCGGCATCGAGCAACGCATCCCGGATCGCCTCCCGCCGGTTGGCGGGATTCAATTGGTAGGAACGCTTGTCGAGATAGGTCTGACCGGCTGCTTGCCGGCTGCCCACCGCGTCGCGAAAGGGGCCATAGTAGGCGGAGGCAAACTTGGCGGAATACGCCAGAATGCCAACACGCTGAAAACCCGCGGCATCCAAAGAGCGCCGAATGGCCGCCACCCGTCCGTCCATCATGTCCGACGGCGCCACCCAATCCGCCCCGGCCCGTGCCTCCACGACAGCCTGGCGGCAAAGCGCTTCCACGGTTCGATCGTTGTCGACCTCACCCTCCGAGTCCAGCAAGCCATCATGGCCATGGCTGGTGTAAGGATCCAAGGCCACGTCCGTAATCACCAAAAGTCCCGGCAAAGCCTTCTTTATGGCGGTCACGGCGCGAGGAATTAACCCGCGCGGCGAAAAACCCTCGGTACCCCCGGGATTCTTCAACGACGGATCGAGGCATGGAAATACAGCCACGGCGCGGATGCCGAGGCCCGAAAGCACCCGGCATTCCTCAACCAGGCGGCGAATCGAAAATCGGGCGACACCCGGCATGGACTTGACCGGCGTTTCCTCACGGTCCAAATCATGCACGAAGAGGGGCGCGATCAGATCCTCGGAACGGAGGAAAGTCTCCTGGACGAGGTCGCGGACGGCCTGATGGCGGCGCAGACGGCGCGGTCGAAGGGGCAGATCCATGGCAGGGGCTCGTCGTGTGGCAGGCATGGATCGAATCATCGTAATTCGGCTCGCCGGAACAAGCGGAATTTGCGCGGTGGCCAAGTGGATCAAGGCCGTCCGGACCAGTGGACCGCCAAGACGGACTCCGCCCGAAGGCGCTCGAACCGGGACCACGAGCCGCACCCTGAAACGTGGCGTTAGCGCGGACCTCGGGCTCGAGTTCATCAGCCGTTCTCATTTTGCCTGGAACAAGGTAGGGCGCGCACTCCGCTGCGCGCCGCTTTTGGAAAGAGCCGGTCTCGGCGCGCAGCGGAGTGCGCGCCCTACCCGTCAAAATGAGAACGGCTGCGTGTTCACGGCCACGCCTTGCCTCCATCCAGTGCGCTTGGCAGCATCACGCAGTGTCCGGGCACGGCATAACCTTTTCGAGTCCGATCGTGTGTGAACGATGCGGGCTTGGCCCGGTGTCCCGGTCTCCAACCACTTGATGCGCCTCCTTTTCATCAAACCGAAACACATTGGGGATGCGCTCCTTCTGACGCCCACCCTGGCCGCTGCAAAAGCGACTTATCCCGAGGCCCAAATTTGGGTGGTGGTTCGACGGGGAACCGAAGGCATTCTCGCCGGTTCACCTCACATCGATCGTTTGTTGACTACCGCCGCCCCGGAATCCGACCGGCGATCACGCTGGGATTTTCTCAAAGACTTGTCCTTGTTGGGGGAGATTCGGCGTCAATCCTTCGATTTCGCTTTTGAGCTCTCCCATGGAGATCGCGGGAGACTGCTCGCGGCCTGGAGCGGAGCGCACTTTCGTTGCGCGAGTGATGGCGTCTATCGGCTTCCCCGATTCTGGCGGCCCTGGTTCAATAAGATTTCAACGCGTGATTGGAGCCGCGAACATCAGGTGGAAGCCTCGTTCCACGTGGTGCGCGAGTTCCTTCCGCTCCAGATCGATTCCCC
This window encodes:
- the hemB gene encoding porphobilinogen synthase produces the protein MPATRRAPAMDLPLRPRRLRRHQAVRDLVQETFLRSEDLIAPLFVHDLDREETPVKSMPGVARFSIRRLVEECRVLSGLGIRAVAVFPCLDPSLKNPGGTEGFSPRGLIPRAVTAIKKALPGLLVITDVALDPYTSHGHDGLLDSEGEVDNDRTVEALCRQAVVEARAGADWVAPSDMMDGRVAAIRRSLDAAGFQRVGILAYSAKFASAYYGPFRDAVGSRQAAGQTYLDKRSYQLNPANRREAIRDALLDAGEGADILMVKPAGPYLDIVRELREQTRLPIAAYQVSGEYAQIHAAANLGWLDYAAARDESVLGIKRAGADLILTYFAKEIATTLA